CAGTTGATTGCTTTTTTCGCACCAAACTCTTTGTTCCAAGTTTTGTTCATCTTCGCCAAGTAATAAGAGAAGTTGAAAGTTGTACCAGACTTGTCAGAACGGTGAACGAAAAGGATTTTTTTGTGTGGTAGGCTAGCACTTGGGTTGTCATGCTTTAGAGAAGCGTCATCCCAGTACTTGATGTGACCCATAACGATACCTGAAATAGACTTTTCAGAAAGTTTTAGGCTGCTAACACCAGGAATGTTGTAAGAGAAAGTGATTGCGCCAACAACTGTTGGATACATGTAAAGACCGCTTTTGTGAAGTTGAGATGGCTTCAAAGGCGCATCAGAACCACCGAAATCAACGTGGCGAGCAGTGATTTCTTTAATACCAGTACCAGAACCAGTTGGTGAATAGTTTACTTTATTGCCTGTAGCATTATAGTATTCTGAAATCCACGCTTTATATACTGGATATGGGAAAGAAGCTCCTGTGCCTTCAATAGTAGAAGCAAAAGCTGTTGTTGTCATACTTGCAGCTAATGCCGCAGTCGCTAATAGTTTTTTCACGATATTCTCCTAAAAGGAATTGGCTTTAATTGTTGGTCCCCTTAATTGGCGACTAACTCAACGGAGGGAATATTAGCAAACCCCCTTTAGCCTTTTTACTACACTTTTATGACATTTTTTTTGCCCAAAAATGACTAGAAGAATTTATTTTTTCGCGCCAAAGCGGAGACAGGCTGATCCAGCCTGCCCCACCACAATGGACGCCAAAAAAATCATCCCTTAGAACATCGATTGCTCATACTCTTTAATGGCAACCACAATAAATTTTCCCAAGGTACTTTGATAGCCTGACCACTGGCTAGCCACATTTTTCATAAATGGCTCTACCATGATTTTAGGCTTCATTTCAAAATCTGACAAACCTTCATCATAGTATTTAGCGGTGTTTTTATAGATGGTTTCCATAAATTCTTTACCATCCAAAATCAACTGCTTGCCTTCATGCTTACCATGACCCGGAATATACTGATTCACAGGTAGGCTTAAAACACTGTCCAAGCCGGCGATTGTTCCTTTATAAGAACCATCTTCCATATTGGCGATACGACGCATAACCATATCCCCCATATAAATCGTCTTATCTTCAACCACTTCAACCGCCACGTCAGACTCGGTGTGCATACGTCCAAAGTGGTGGACCTTCAAAGTCACGCCTCCCATTCCAAACACTTCACCCCCCTTCAGGGTTTGATTCGGAATCGTTACTACTGTCCCGGTAATTTTGTTGTCGGTGTTTCTTTGCATAAAATCAAACCAGAACTTCCCACCATCTGTTTTCAATACTTTTTGCACCGCTTCATGAGAGTAAAGCTTAACATCTTGATTGGCTGCGACAAACGCGTGATTCCCCAGCCAGTGATCTCCGTGATAATGGGTGTTAATCACCATTACAACAGGCTTGTCAGTCACTTTTTTGATTTGTCGTAAAATCATTTCACCGATCTGAACAGAACTACCAGTATCAATCACCACAACCCCTTTTGGCGTTACCACGAAACCTGGGTTACTAAACATCCCATAGTTTTCTGGCGAAGGTGATGACCCCAGTGCTGGAATGTAATAACAGTGATCAGACACTTTCACTGCATCAACATCAGGCACTTTAGGGCCTTTAAATTCCATACTAGCATGAACATAAAGAGGTGTCATTGCGGACAAACCGACCAATGAAGCACTTCCCCATAACGTCTTTTTCAGAAGATTACGACGTGACATTTGTTCCATGTTTTTCTCCTTAAAAACTTTCATTTCTTTTTTGTTGTTTTTATTTTTAATATCAGATGAAACGATAAAACATTTTCCATCTATTTTTAAATCAATCTTATTTATTTTGCGCAAATCAAAAACCAACCAGCAAAACCAGTACGACACATCCATTTCTACTTTTTGATAGAATAGCCATTTTGAAAAACTACACTCCATTTCCTTATGAACTATCAACCCGCAGAAAAAAGCATTGCTGACATACAAGCCGATTTGGTCAAGCGCTTCACCCACTTCGACAACTGGAAGGATCGCTACAAATACCTCATCGACATGGGCAAAACCCTTCAAGGTATGCCAGACGAGTTTAAAACTGAAGAAAACCGAATTCACGGCTGTCAGTCCCAAGTATGGATTTACATTGAGGAACATGATGGGCATCTCTATATGCAAGCCACATCAGATGCTGCAATCGTTGCCGGGCTAATTGCCTTACTGCTCAAAGTCTACCAAGGCAGAACCCCTCAAGAAATCAGCGAAGCGCCTCTTGGCTTCTTGGCTGAAATCGGCCTGATACAACACCTATCTGCCAACCGATCCACTGGGCTATATCACATGATTAAACGCATACAATCCGAAGCGCAATCAAGAATATAGACAACTTTCTAGGCCTTCTCATAAAAAAACCGGCAGATGCCGGTTTTTTTTTCGCTAACTATTTAATGAGAATTATGCGATTTTCAATTGCGCTTGTGCTGTGTTTTCCAAAACAGCAATACGCTCTTCCAAAGGTGGGTGAGACATAAATAACTGCCCCAATTTAGAAGGACCTGCTGAAATCCCAAATGCTGCCATTTGATCTGGCAACTCACCTGGATGCATGGTTTGCAATCTACGTAGAGCTGCAATCATGTTTTCCTTGCCAGCCAAGTAAGCACCACCGTTATCCGCATGGAATTCCCTAACACGTGAGAACCACATCGCAACGATACTTGCCAGAATACCGAATAGAATCTGAGCAATGAAATCAACGGCAATGAATGTAAAGCTCATACCTTCTTCTTCATTCTTAAGAATCACGCGGTCAACAATGTAAGCCACGATTTTCGCAAAGAAGATTACAAAGGTGTTCAATACACCTTGCAACAGGGCCATTGTTACCATGTCGCCGTTTGCAACGTGCGCCACCTCATGCCCAAGAACCGCTCTTACTTCGTTCTTCTGCATGTTACGCATCAAACCGGTAGATACCGCAACCATTGATGAGTTCTTTGTCATCCCAGTTGCAAAAGCGTTAGGTTCTGGTGAGTCATAGATAGCCACTTCAGGCATACCGATGTTCGCTTTTTGTGCAAACTCACAAACCGTTTCGACCAACCATTGCTCATCAGCATTACGTGGTTGTTCGATAACTTGAGCACCCACAGACATTTTTGCCAACCACTTTGACATTGCCAAAGAGATAAAAGAACCCGCAAAACCAAACACCAAAGCAAAGATGAATAGATTTTTCAGATCCAAGCCTTGGCTATTCATATAGCCTTTGACACCCAACAAATTCAGGGTGATCATTGCCACCGCAATGACGGCAAAGTTCATTAATAAAAACAGACCAATACGTTTCATCGAAACCTCCATTAGACTACAAACGTCCACTTTTTAGACATTGTGAACTTGTTATTTAAAGCGTATTTAATGGCTACTATAAGGTTTTTTTATGCTCTTTCAAGAGAAAAAGAAGAAAGAGTCAGACTTTTTTAAGAATTAAACCCTAGGGTTTAACCAAGCACGCCAACCTGGCAAAAATCTACCAGGTTGGGGTTAGCATTATGCGTGGAAAATTAGGATAGCTTGCGCTTCAATATCTCATTAACCTGACCAGGATTTGCCTGACCTTGAGACACTTTCATCACTTGCCCGACAAAATAGCCAAACATCTTATCTTGACCATTTCGATAGGCTTCAACTTGTGCAGTATTTGCTGCTAAAACCTCATCGACTAAAGCTTCGATTGCTGATGAATCGGTGATTTGCTTCAATCCTTTTGCCGTAATAATTTCATCCGCGGAGCCTTCTTGGTTCCACATCGCATCAAACACTTGCTTGGCAATTTTTCCAGAAATGGTGTTATCTTGAATACGCGCCAACAAAC
This portion of the Hydrogenovibrio marinus genome encodes:
- the pstS gene encoding phosphate ABC transporter substrate-binding protein PstS; the encoded protein is MKKLLATAALAASMTTTAFASTIEGTGASFPYPVYKAWISEYYNATGNKVNYSPTGSGTGIKEITARHVDFGGSDAPLKPSQLHKSGLYMYPTVVGAITFSYNIPGVSSLKLSEKSISGIVMGHIKYWDDASLKHDNPSASLPHKKILFVHRSDKSGTTFNFSYYLAKMNKTWNKEFGAKKAINWPMENRIAGKGNFGVSTAIKTNPYSIGYVDYADAKKNGLEMATVQGQGGKFYAPTVDNFIAAAGHASLDPKKDFYSIIAYPENAYPMVAATFILLPNDSKKNKEVTDFFRYSYEHGDKAAADLGYVPLPKSVKEKIYGYWASKGIK
- a CDS encoding MBL fold metallo-hydrolase — its product is MEQMSRRNLLKKTLWGSASLVGLSAMTPLYVHASMEFKGPKVPDVDAVKVSDHCYYIPALGSSPSPENYGMFSNPGFVVTPKGVVVIDTGSSVQIGEMILRQIKKVTDKPVVMVINTHYHGDHWLGNHAFVAANQDVKLYSHEAVQKVLKTDGGKFWFDFMQRNTDNKITGTVVTIPNQTLKGGEVFGMGGVTLKVHHFGRMHTESDVAVEVVEDKTIYMGDMVMRRIANMEDGSYKGTIAGLDSVLSLPVNQYIPGHGKHEGKQLILDGKEFMETIYKNTAKYYDEGLSDFEMKPKIMVEPFMKNVASQWSGYQSTLGKFIVVAIKEYEQSMF
- a CDS encoding SufE family protein, which codes for MNYQPAEKSIADIQADLVKRFTHFDNWKDRYKYLIDMGKTLQGMPDEFKTEENRIHGCQSQVWIYIEEHDGHLYMQATSDAAIVAGLIALLLKVYQGRTPQEISEAPLGFLAEIGLIQHLSANRSTGLYHMIKRIQSEAQSRI
- the htpX gene encoding protease HtpX; its protein translation is MKRIGLFLLMNFAVIAVAMITLNLLGVKGYMNSQGLDLKNLFIFALVFGFAGSFISLAMSKWLAKMSVGAQVIEQPRNADEQWLVETVCEFAQKANIGMPEVAIYDSPEPNAFATGMTKNSSMVAVSTGLMRNMQKNEVRAVLGHEVAHVANGDMVTMALLQGVLNTFVIFFAKIVAYIVDRVILKNEEEGMSFTFIAVDFIAQILFGILASIVAMWFSRVREFHADNGGAYLAGKENMIAALRRLQTMHPGELPDQMAAFGISAGPSKLGQLFMSHPPLEERIAVLENTAQAQLKIA